Genomic segment of Euzebya rosea:
GCCGCTGACCGTCCGGACCGCCCGGCGTGTGCGATGGGCACCCGTGGCTGCCGTGCAGCGCACCCACCCTCCCGCGGCGGCCGCCCCGGCCGCGCCCCGGCGTGTGCGATGGGCGCCCGTGGCTGCCGTGCATCGCACCCACCCTCCCGCGGCGTGTGCCTTCCACCGCCCGGCCGGCCCTCCAACGCACACACCGGCCCGGGGCGTGTGGCGCGGCCGCCGGCAGGTGCGGGGGCATCGCACACGCCGTGTCCGGACGAGGGGCACGAGGAGGGGATATGGTGCGGCCGATGACGTCGAACGCCCCCGCCGAATGGGCCGATCTGCCGCCGCTGCGCTGGGGGCTGGTCGGTGCCGGAATCATCGCCCGCTCCTTGACCCGTTCCCTCGCCGCCGCGCCCGGTGAGGTCGTGGCCGTCTGCGCCCGCAACCCCGAGCGCACGGCCGCCTTCGCCGAGGAGCACGGCATCGCGACCGCCCTGACCGACCTCGACGAGATGCTCGCCGACGACTCGATCGACATCGTCTACGTGGCGACGCCGCACTCGATCCACGAGGAACCGGTCGTCGCCGCACTCGAGGCCGGCAAGTCGGTGCTGTGCGAGAAGCCGCTGTCCCACGGCCTGGCCTCCACCCAGCGGTGCATCGACGCCGCCCGCGCGTCGGACGCCACGTTCATGGAGGCCATGTGGACGCGCTTCCTGCCGGCGTGGCGCACCGCCGAGTCATGGATCGAGGCCGGCGACATCGGCGAGGTCCGGACGCTGACCGCCAGCATGGGGTTCCCGGCGCCGACCGACCCCACCCACCGGCTGCAGGACCCGGCCCTCGCCGGCGGTGCGCTGCTGGACATCGGGGTCTACGTCCTGGCCCTGACCCAGCGGATCCTCGGCGGTGACCCCGAGGACCTCCAGGTCCTCTGGGAGCCGACCGCGACCGGCGTCGACGGGCAGGTCTCCATCGGGATGCGCTACGCCGACGGGCGCATGGCGAACCTGGCCCTCAGCCTGGTCAGCGACATGGAGGGCACAGCGGTTGTCTCGGGCAGCGAGGGTGCGGTCGCCGTGCCGTCCTTCCACCGCGCCGAGGAGGTGCAGCTGACCCAGCGACGGACCGTGCAACGCACCGAACGGTTCCCCCACCTCGTCAACGGGCTCGAGCACCAGGTCGCCGCCATCACCGCCGCGGTCGCCGACGGCGCGCAGGAGGTCGACGGGATGACGTGGGCCGACAGCCTCGAGGTGGCTGCGCTGTCCCAGCGGATCCGTGATCGCATGGGGCTGCGCTACCCCTTCGACCCACCCACCTGAGGCCCAGCACCCAGCGGGGTCCGCCCAGCAGGAGGTCATCGATGGAACGTGTCGTCTACATCCACGGGGTCGTGCCACAGGGCGCCGTCGACCACACCACCAGCTACCGGGCGTTCCGCGACGGGCTGACGACGCGCCTCGTCGACGAGGGGCACGAGCCGCTGCCCCCGCTGGCCGACAGCGTCACCGTCGAGTGGGGGTTCCCCCACCCCCTCGCCGGGGACACGGCGTCGCTGGCCCGCGCCCAGGAGGTCATCACGCGGCGGGTCGACACGGCAACCCCGTCGGATCGGACCTCCTTCAGCGGGTTGCTGTTCGCCCCCGCGATCGAGCCGGTCCGCGGCCTCATCCAGCACACCTGGGCCGACATCGTCCACTACGTCTCGGAGAAGGGGAAGGCCCGGATCCGCAACGTCGTGTGGGGCCGGATGCTGGCGCTGATCGACCCCCACGAACCCACCGACCTGACCGTGATCGGCCACAGCGCCGGATCCCTCATCGCGATCGACCTGCTGTTCTGGTTGTTCTCCCACCAGCGCGAGGACCCCGCTGAGGTGCGGGAGATGGGCCTGGACCCCGACGAGGTGGAGGCGGCGCACACGAACTGGCGCATCCGGCGGCTGGTGACGTTCGGGTCACCCATCGCGGCGCTGCTCATCCGCTCCACCGCGGTCACCGACATCCTCGCCGACGACGGCACGCTGGACGCCGGTGACCTCGGGCTCGGGACTCGCTGCCACGACGGGGCCATGCCGCTGTGGCTGAACGTGTGGGACCGCCACGATGTGCTGGCCTACCCCGTCGAACCCTTCTACACCGGCGCGGAGATCCACGACCTGTACCCCGACCACTCCGATTCGTTGCTGGGATCCCACGAGGCCTACTGGCACGCAGACCGGGTGCACCGGGCCCTCGCCGCGGCATGGGGACGACAACCGATCCCGCTGACCTGACCCCCACCGACCCGCGATACGCTGCCCGACGATGGGACGGTGGCACGACGTGGTGGACAGCCCGATCGGACCGCTGACGGTGTCGGTGGTCGATGGGGAGGACGGCGGCGAGCCCGAGCTGACCGGAGTGTTCTTCGAGCAGCACCGCCATCCCGTTGATCCCGCCGTCCTCGGCGCTCGCGACGCCGGTCCGATCCGCCGGGTCCGCATCCAGCTGGAGGAGTACTTCACCGGCGACCGCGAAGCCTTCGACGTGCCGCTGGCCCCGGCCGGCACCCCGTTCCAGCTGACCGTCTGGCGGGCCCTGCGCGACATCCCGTACGGCGAGACCATCGACTACGGCGAGCTGGCACGACGCATCGGCAGGCCCACCGCGTCCCGCGCGGTCGGGGCGGCCAACGGTCGCAACCCGATCAGCATCGTCGTGCCGTGCCACCGTGTCATCGGCTCGACCGGCACCCTGACCGGCTACGGCGGTGGGGTCGAGCGCAAGCAGGCGCTGCTGGACCTCGAGCAGCGCGGGCGGCGGTTGTTCTGACGACCTCCGAGGCCGGGCCCCGTCGCGCACCGTGGTGGCTCGACGACGTGGCCGACGACGCCGTGGAGGCGTCCCCGCTGCCAGCGGACCCGGTCCGCGCCGACGTGGTGGTCGTCGGGTTGGGCGCCTCCGGGCTGGAGGCGATCGTGCTGCTGGCCGAGGCGGGGCTGGACGTGGTCGGGCTGGACGCCAACGGCATCGCCGGTGGGGCCGCCGGCGCCAACGGCGGGTTCCTGCTGGCGGGGCTGCCGGACTTCCACCACGAGGCGGTCGGCCGTCACGGTCGACCCGCGGCGAACAGCTGGTGGCATCGCACGGTGGAGGAGCTGGACCGGCTGGAGGACGACGAGCCGTCGTTCCAGCGGGTCGGCAGCCTGCGGATCGGGGCGGACGAGGACGAGGAGCGCGACTGCCTGATCCACCTCGCCCAGATGAAGCGCGACGGCATCGACGCCCTGGCCTACGACGGGCCGGAGGGCCGCGGGCTGCTGGTTCCCGGCGACGGCATGTTCCACCCGGGTCAGCGCTGCCAGCGGCTGGCACGTCGGGCCGTGGCGGCGGGGGCACGGCTGCACGCGCCAGCCCCGGTCCGTTCGGTCGACTCCGGCCGGACGCTGGTGGCCTCCCCGGACGGCGGAACCCGGCAGGTCCGCAGTCGGGTGGTCCTGGTGGCGGTCGACGGGGGGCTGGAGCACGTCGTCCCGGAGCTCGCCGGCACCGTGCGGACCGCGAGGCTGCAGATGCTGGCCACGGCCCCGCTGCCACCACCCACCGTGCCCCGGCCGGTCTACCGACGCTTCGGCCTCGACTGGTTCCAGCAACGACGCACGGGTGAGGTGTTGCTCGGTGGTGGCCGGGACGTCGGCGGTGACGAGGAATGGGATGCCCCAGCCGAGCCGAGCGAGACCGTCCAGTCCCACCTGGATCGCCTGCTGGCCGAACTCGGCCTGGACTGGGCCGCGGTGACCCACCGCTGGGCGGCCCGCGCGGCGTTCACGACCACCCGCTTGCCCATCGACGCCCAGCCCCGCCCGCGGGTGCACGTCGTGGGCGGCTACAGCGGCCACGGCAACGTGATCGGCAGCCTGCTGGCGCGGCAGGCTGCCCGCCGGATCCTCGCCTCGGCCCGGTGAACGGTCGGGTGAACGGTCAGGTGAACAGGGCCTCCGGGACCCCCTGCTGGAGCTCCGTCCGGGACGCGTCGTCGGGTGACGCCCGGACCTGAACGACCCATACGGGACGATCGGACAGGTTGGCGCCGTGATCGGCGTTCCCGAGCGTTCGCAACCCGTCGTCCACAGGCTCTGACCTGTCCGCTCGACCCGCGCACCGGACGGCTCCTCGACGCCCGAAAACCCCATGGATACGGGGCCGGCGCAGCATGTGAACGGTTTCACATGGCCGACGGGACGCCTGACCAGCAGGACCAGACCCCACAGAACGCCAAGGTTTTCCACACCTACTGTGATCTGGCTATGTTTAACTCCTGCAAGCACTCCGGTAGCCGCGGTTCGCGCTTCGTGCGCGGATTCGCCGTCGCTGCCCTTGTCCTCGGCCTCCAGGTCACCACCATGGGCGCCGCCTCCGCCGCGACCCCGCCCGCAGAGAGCCCCGGCTGCGAGACCTACGGCTGCCTCTACGAGCACTGCCCCACCCACTACTCGCGCGGCGGCAACGACCGCGATGCCTCGTGCGACTACGGCGTGGCTTACCAGCGCCTGCCCGATGGCCCCGACAACCGCCGCTTCGTGAGGGTCCTGTGGCCCGAGCACTACAGCAGCGACCGTCGTGGCATGTGGGACGACGTCGCCTACTGCGAGTCGACCTGGCGCTGGAACATCAACAACGGCAACGGCTTCCACGGCGGCGTGCAGTTCCACCCCAACACGTGGAGCGCCTACGGTGGCGGCGAGTACGCCGCCAACGCCTGGCAGGCCACTCCGGAGCAGCAGATCTCCGTGGCCGAGCGCGTCGCCTTCCAGGGCTGGACCCGCGCGGACGGCACCCACGTCCGTCCCCAGGGCCCCGGTGCCTGGCCGCGTTGCGGTCGCTACCTGAGCGCCCCCGCCTAGACCACCCCTCCTCCACCCGACCTTCCCCGGACACTTCCCCGCACGCCACGACGCCGCAGCCCGAGGGCCGCGGCGTCGTCGTGTGTCCGGGTCGTGGGTCCGCAGGTCCGAGGGGTCAGCCGCCGGGCTGGCTGTAGCGGGCGTGCTGGTTGGAGTGCAGGACCAGGCGACCGGTGCTGTCGTAGACCTCCGCCTCCTCGTCGGTGAACCCCTCACCGACGTCGGTGGTCCGAGCCACGACCCACAGCGGGCCGGGGGCCGGCCGTGCACGGAGCTGCGCGGACAGCTCGACGGTGGGGACCCAGCCGGTGGGTCCGAGGGCGTTCCACAGGGCCGGCGGTGTCACGTCGGCGGCCACGATGGCCAGGACCTGGTCGGCCGCCTCGCCGCTCGGGGGATCGACGAGGCCCCGGATCAGGCCCGCACCCGTGGGTGCGCCGTCCCAGAAGCCGACGTCGGCCCGCATCAGCCGCAGGCCGAGGCGATGGGCGACCGCCGGCGTCGCCTCGTATCCCGGCTGGCCCGCGGGTGGGGTGAGCTGGTCGTCGGGAGCAGCGTTGCCGTCGCGGTTTGTCCAGCGGGGACCGTCGAAGGCCTCTCGGTCCGCGAGCAGGACCATGCTGGTGGTGACGAGCTCACCGTCCTGCCGACCGTGGACGGCCATCGTGGTGAACCGTCGACTGCGCCCGAGCTCCACCGCCTCGAGCTCCATGGGGCCGAACACGGCCTTGCGCGTGAAGTGGGTCGTGATCGACATGACGTCGGGCAGCTCGGAGGCGACCAGCGCACCTCGCGCCGCGATACCCATCAGGTAGCCGCCATGCGGGATGCCGAAGACGTCCCAGCCGGGCTGCACCTCCGCCCGCAGCCCCTGCCCGTGCGGGCGTACCGCGGTCGCCTCGGCCAGGCCCTCCACCAGCGTCGTCGTGTCCATCCCGGTTCTCCCAGTCGTCGATCGTCGACACGATGGTGGCACGGCTGAGTTCGTTTGACAAACTCAGCTTTCGCGAGGGCGTCGTCAGTCCTGGGTGACGACGCCGCGGGACAGGAGGTCGCCGATCTCGTCGTCGTCGAACCCGAAGTCGCCGAGCACCTCCCGGGTGTGGGCGCCCGCCGAGACCGACGGGGTGGGCGTGTCGGGCTGGGTGACGCTGAAACGGGGAGCCGGCGCCGGCTGGACGATGCCGTCGACCTCGATGTGGACCCCGCGGGCCACGTTGTGGGGATGGGCCGCGGCCTCCTGCAGGTCGAGGACCGGCGCGTAGCAGGCGTCGGTACCCGCCAGCAGGTCGTCGAGCTCGTCACGGGTGTACCCGGCGATGACCTCGGCCAGCCGCGCGCGCTGCGCGGGCCACTGCGATGCGTCCATCTGGTTGTCGAAGATCGGGTCGTCGAGCTCGAGCCGCGTGCGCAGCTCGGCGTAGAACTGCGGCTCGATCGGGCCGAGGGCGACCCACTGGTGGTCGGCGGTCTCGTAGGTCGTGTAGAACGGCGCGCCGCCGTCCAGCAGGTTGCTGCCGCGCTCGGTCGTCATCAGCCCCTGGGCGTGCATCGCGTAGAACATGTGCATCAGCGCCGAGGCTCCGTCGACCATGGCCGCGTCGACGACCTGGCCGACCCCCGTCGAGCGGGCCTGGAGCAGGCCGGCCAGCAGGCCGAAGGCGAGGAACATCGCCCCGCCACCGAAGTCGCCGACCAGGTTGAGCGGGGGGACCGGGCCGCGGCCGGTCTCGCCGATGGCATGCAGGGCACCGGACAGGGCGATGTAGTTCATGTCGTGGCCAGCCGCCTGGGCCAGCGGGCCGTCCTGCCCCCACCCCGTCATGCGGCCGTACACGAGCGTGGGGTTGCGGGCCAGCGCGTCGTCGGGGCCGACGCCCAGGCGTTCGGCGACGCCGGGTCGGAAGCCCTCGAACATCGCGTCCGCCCGTTCGGCCAGCCGCAGGACGGTCTCGGCGCCCTCGGGTGACTTGAGGTCCAGCGCGATGCTGCGCCGGTTGCGGAACATGGTGGCGTGGCCGAACGTGGCCCCCCAGTTGCCGCCGGCGCGGTCCACCCGGATGACCTCCGCGCCCATGTCGGCCAGCATCATCCCGGCGAACGGCCCGGGGCCGATCCCCGCCAGCTCGATGATGCGGATGCCTTCCAGCGGTCCTGCCATGTCCGGTCCTCTCGTGTGGTGCTGCCCCGACTCCGGACGGTCTACCATCCGTCTGGTAGAGACACGAATCGCCGATGTGTCTCGTGGACGGCGGGTTGGACGGTGGGCGCGCGCGTTACAGTTGTCGCCATGGACTGGACGGCGGTGGACAACGAGGCCTGTGCGGTCACGCGGGCCATGGACGTGCTGGGTGACCGCTGGTCGGTGCTGGTGCTGCGCGAGATCTTCAACGGCGTGCGCCGCTTCGACGACATCCAGGGGCACATCGGCGTGTCGCGCAGCGTGCTGGCCATGCGGCTGAAGGACCTCGTCGACGTCGGTGTGCTGACCAAGCGCGAGTACCGGCCCGACTCCGGACGGGTGCGCCACGAGTACCGCCTGACCGAGATGGGCCGCAGCCTGCAGCCGGTCATGCAGGCGTTGATGGAGTTCGGCGACACCTGGCTGACCACCCACGACGAGCCGACGATGGTCGTGCGCCACCGCGGCTGCGACGCGCAGGTCCACGTGCGGTCGGTCTGCGACCACGGCCACGTCGTCGAGGAGCCCCGCGACCTGTACGGCGAGATCGGCGGCGC
This window contains:
- a CDS encoding transglycosylase family protein, giving the protein MRGFAVAALVLGLQVTTMGAASAATPPAESPGCETYGCLYEHCPTHYSRGGNDRDASCDYGVAYQRLPDGPDNRRFVRVLWPEHYSSDRRGMWDDVAYCESTWRWNINNGNGFHGGVQFHPNTWSAYGGGEYAANAWQATPEQQISVAERVAFQGWTRADGTHVRPQGPGAWPRCGRYLSAPA
- a CDS encoding thioesterase family protein, with protein sequence MDTTTLVEGLAEATAVRPHGQGLRAEVQPGWDVFGIPHGGYLMGIAARGALVASELPDVMSITTHFTRKAVFGPMELEAVELGRSRRFTTMAVHGRQDGELVTTSMVLLADREAFDGPRWTNRDGNAAPDDQLTPPAGQPGYEATPAVAHRLGLRLMRADVGFWDGAPTGAGLIRGLVDPPSGEAADQVLAIVAADVTPPALWNALGPTGWVPTVELSAQLRARPAPGPLWVVARTTDVGEGFTDEEAEVYDSTGRLVLHSNQHARYSQPGG
- a CDS encoding winged helix-turn-helix transcriptional regulator, which translates into the protein MDWTAVDNEACAVTRAMDVLGDRWSVLVLREIFNGVRRFDDIQGHIGVSRSVLAMRLKDLVDVGVLTKREYRPDSGRVRHEYRLTEMGRSLQPVMQALMEFGDTWLTTHDEPTMVVRHRGCDAQVHVRSVCDHGHVVEEPRDLYGEIGGAPLRAEKATA
- a CDS encoding NAD(P)/FAD-dependent oxidoreductase → MADDAVEASPLPADPVRADVVVVGLGASGLEAIVLLAEAGLDVVGLDANGIAGGAAGANGGFLLAGLPDFHHEAVGRHGRPAANSWWHRTVEELDRLEDDEPSFQRVGSLRIGADEDEERDCLIHLAQMKRDGIDALAYDGPEGRGLLVPGDGMFHPGQRCQRLARRAVAAGARLHAPAPVRSVDSGRTLVASPDGGTRQVRSRVVLVAVDGGLEHVVPELAGTVRTARLQMLATAPLPPPTVPRPVYRRFGLDWFQQRRTGEVLLGGGRDVGGDEEWDAPAEPSETVQSHLDRLLAELGLDWAAVTHRWAARAAFTTTRLPIDAQPRPRVHVVGGYSGHGNVIGSLLARQAARRILASAR
- a CDS encoding Gfo/Idh/MocA family protein; the protein is MTSNAPAEWADLPPLRWGLVGAGIIARSLTRSLAAAPGEVVAVCARNPERTAAFAEEHGIATALTDLDEMLADDSIDIVYVATPHSIHEEPVVAALEAGKSVLCEKPLSHGLASTQRCIDAARASDATFMEAMWTRFLPAWRTAESWIEAGDIGEVRTLTASMGFPAPTDPTHRLQDPALAGGALLDIGVYVLALTQRILGGDPEDLQVLWEPTATGVDGQVSIGMRYADGRMANLALSLVSDMEGTAVVSGSEGAVAVPSFHRAEEVQLTQRRTVQRTERFPHLVNGLEHQVAAITAAVADGAQEVDGMTWADSLEVAALSQRIRDRMGLRYPFDPPT
- a CDS encoding CaiB/BaiF CoA transferase family protein, encoding MAGPLEGIRIIELAGIGPGPFAGMMLADMGAEVIRVDRAGGNWGATFGHATMFRNRRSIALDLKSPEGAETVLRLAERADAMFEGFRPGVAERLGVGPDDALARNPTLVYGRMTGWGQDGPLAQAAGHDMNYIALSGALHAIGETGRGPVPPLNLVGDFGGGAMFLAFGLLAGLLQARSTGVGQVVDAAMVDGASALMHMFYAMHAQGLMTTERGSNLLDGGAPFYTTYETADHQWVALGPIEPQFYAELRTRLELDDPIFDNQMDASQWPAQRARLAEVIAGYTRDELDDLLAGTDACYAPVLDLQEAAAHPHNVARGVHIEVDGIVQPAPAPRFSVTQPDTPTPSVSAGAHTREVLGDFGFDDDEIGDLLSRGVVTQD
- a CDS encoding methylated-DNA--[protein]-cysteine S-methyltransferase; translated protein: MGRWHDVVDSPIGPLTVSVVDGEDGGEPELTGVFFEQHRHPVDPAVLGARDAGPIRRVRIQLEEYFTGDREAFDVPLAPAGTPFQLTVWRALRDIPYGETIDYGELARRIGRPTASRAVGAANGRNPISIVVPCHRVIGSTGTLTGYGGGVERKQALLDLEQRGRRLF